The genomic region GGCCTTTTCGGCAGCTTCCTTGAGGCGCTGCAGGGCGAGCTTGTCGGAGCGCAAGTCGATGCCCTGCTCCTTCTTGAACTCGTCGGCAAGGTAATCGACGAGGCGCATGTCGAAGTCTTCACCGCCAAGGAAGGTGTCGCCATTGGTGGACTTCACCTCGAACACGCCATCGCCAATTTCGAGGATCGAGATATCGAAGGTGCCACCGCCAAGGTCGTAAACGGCGATGGTGCCCGATTCGCGCTTTTCGAGCCCGTAGGCGAGCGCGGCGGCGGTCGGCTCGTTGATGATGCGCAGCACTTCAAGGCCAGCGATCTTGCCGGCATCCTTGGTGGCCTGGCGCTGGGAATCGTTGAAGTACGCCGGGACGGTGATCACCGCCTGGGTGACGGGTTCACCGAGATAGGATTCGGCGGTTTCCTTCATCTTGGTGAGGATCATGGCCGAAACTTCCGAAGGGGAAGACTTCTTGCCGTTCACCTCGACCCAGGCGTCGCCATTGTCGGCCTTGACGATCTTATAGGGAACAAGGCCCTTGTCCTTGGTGACCATCGGGTCTTCGAACCGGCGCCCGATCAGGCGCTTGACGGCAAAAAGCGTACCCTCGGGGTTGGTCACTGCCTGGCGCTTGGCCGGCTGGCCCACAAGGCGCTCGCCATCATTGGTGAAGGCGACCATCGACGGCGTGGTGCGCGCGCCTTCGGCGTTTTCGATGACTTTAGGTGTCTTGCCGTCCATGACGGCGACGCACGAATTGGTCGTGCCCAGGTCGATTCCGATTACTTTTCCCATTGAAGAAACCTCTTTTCTCGAGCGAGTCCCTGAATTTGGCCCTGACCCCTCAACGCGCCCATTTTGCGTTGCGGCATCGCATTGATCGGCCGGTGCCAGACCCCTCTGGGATTTTCAATTCAGCCCCGGTTTCCCGGGCTTGCTGGCTATATAAGGAGGGGGTCCTGAGCCTTCAAGCACTAGCCCCCTGATACTTTCGGCCCTTGTGTCAGGCCGATTTGTCGATGCTTTCCCCCGGCGCCGCTCCATCGGGATCGGCCTTGGGCGCGGGTTTGTTGCCGCCCTTGGCAACGCCCACCATGGCGGGGCGCAGGACGCGCTCGCCGATGGCGTAGCCCGCCTGGACCACCTGGACCACGGTGCCTTCGGGAACCGAGGCATCGGGCACCTCGAACATGGCCTGGTGGCGATGGGGATCGAACTTCTCGCCCTCGGCGAGGATCGGGGTGACCCCGTTCTTTTGCAAAAGGCGCTGCATCTCGCGCTCGGTCATCTCGATCCCTTCGATCAGGGATTTGAGCGTGCCGTCGGCGGTCTCGCGCGCTTCGGCGGGGATCACCATCAGGGCGCGGGAAAGATTGTCGGTCGCCACCAGCATGTCGCGGGCGAACCCGGCGATGGCATAAGAACGCGTGTCGGCGATTTCGCGCTCGGTGCGCTTGCGCAGATTGTCCATCTCGGCGGCCGTGCGCAAAAGCTGGTCGCGCAACTGGTTCTTTTCGTCTTCGAGCAGCGCGATGCGGTCTTCGGCCGTGGGCTCGGCAGCAGCTTCCTGGGTCGCTTCGGCCTCGGGGCGCTGATTGGTCTCTTCGGTTGGCTCGGGCGTCGTGTTGTCGTCGCTCATCATTGCTCTTTCACCGATTGGGGGAAATTGGTTGCCCGCCATATCGGCCAAGGGGCGGGATTTTTCAAGTCCGATGACCAATGAGGCCGCGATCGTCGTCGCGAACTCGGCGCCCCCCTCATCCGACCTCCGCTTCGCTCCGGCCACCTTCTCCCTCAAGGGGAGAAGGGTCGTTTGCCGCGAGCGCCTGCTGGTTAAAGCTCCCCTTTTTTGGAAATCAGCCGCGACACCACATGGGCCGTGTAGTCGACCACCGGCACGATCCGCGCATAGTTCAGCCGCGTCGGCCCGATGACCCCGAGCACGCCGATCACCTTGTCATTGGCGTCCTTATAGGGCGAAAGCACGACCGAAGAGCCCGAAAGCGAGAACAGCTTGTTTTCCGAGCCGATGAAGATGCGCACCCCTTGCGCGGTCTCGGCATCGTTCAAAAGTTCGATCAGCCCCGCCTTGGTTTCGATCTCGTCGAAAAGCTGGCGCACGCGGGCCAGATCCTCGGAGGCCATGGTGTCGTCGATGAGATTGGCTCGGCCGCGCACGATAAGGGTGGGAGCGGCGGTATCGGCCTCGATCATCGAGGCCAGGCCCGAATCCACCAGCCTCTGGGCGATGGCGTCGAGTTCGGCGCGCTGGCTCTCGCTCTGGCGGCGGATCGATTCCCGCGCCTCCTTGAGCGTCCGGCCAACGATGTGGTGGGCGAGAAAGTTCGAGGCCTGGGTGAGGGCGCTGGCGGTGAGGCCGGGCGGCAGCGGTATGACGCGGTTTTCCACCTGCCCGTCCTGCCCCACAAGGATCGCCATGGCGCGTTCGGGGTCGAGGCGGACGAATTCGAGGTGCCTAAGCACCATGTCCGACTTGGCCGCGATCACCATGCCTGCCCCATGCGAGAGCCCCGAAAGCAGCGCGCTGGCTTCGTTCAAGAGATCCTCGACCCGGCCCGAGCGGCTGCCGCCCGTTATGTTGCGGGCGATCTGGTCGCGCTCGGCTTCGTCCACGGCGCCCACTTCGAGCATGGCATCGACAAAGAACCGCAACCCCTCCTGGGTGGGCGCGCGCCCCGCCGAGGTGTGGGGCGCGGCGATCAGTCCCAGTTCTTCGAGATCGGCCATGACGTTGCGGACCGAAGCGGGGGAAAGCTGCATGTCGAGCATTTTGGAGATGGCGCGCGAACCCACCGGCTCGCCGGTCTCGATATAGCGCTCGACCAGGCGGCGGAAGATGTCCTGGGAGCGCGCCGATAGCGCCGATAAAAATTCAGACGAATTTATCTCAGGTCTGTCCATATTCACCATTTAAAAGGATTTGCGGGGACCGCCAAGAGAGCCGCGCTTGTTCCGATGCCGGTGAACCGTTAAGAGGCTGATAACCATATCCAGCCACCCTCTATCAATTCGGGGATATATTTCTTCATGCGGCCAAGCGGACGGGCGTTCGATCAGATGCGCGATGTGACCATTGAGCGGGGCATCGCGCCGCAAGCGGAAGGCTCGTGCCTTGTCGCCTTCGGGCATACGCGCGTGCTGGTGACCGCGACCGTGGAAACCGCCCTGCCCCCCTGGCGGCGCAATCAGGGCCTGGGCTGGGTTACGGCCGAATACGGCATGCTGCCGCGTGCTACCGGCACCCGCACAAGGCGTGAAGCGACCGCTGGCAAGCAATCGGGCCGCACCCAGGAGATCCAGCGCCTGATCGGGCGCTCCCTGCGCGCCGTCGTCGATATGGCCGCGCTCGGCGAGAACCAGATCATCCTCGATTGCGACGTCATCGAAGCCGATGGCGGCACCCGCACCGCTTCGATCACCGGCGCCTTCGTCGCCATGAGCGAAGCGATCGGCTGGATGGGCGAGCGCTCGCTTTTGAAGGGCAATCCGATCCGCGACCATGTAGCCGCCGTCTCCTGCGGCATCTATCGCGGCACCCCGGTGCTCGATCTCGACTATCTCGAGGATTCCGAAGCGGAAACCGACGCCAATTTCGTCCTGACCGGTTCGGGCAAGTTCGTGGAAATCCAGGGCACCGCCGAGGGCGAGGCCTTTTCGGTCGATGAACTCAACCAGCTGATCGGTCTGGCGCAAAAGGGCATCGGGGAACTGGTCGCCCTGCAGCGCGCCGTGCTGGAGGCGGGCGCATGAGCGGGTTCAAACTCAAACGCGGCGACCGCCTGGTGCTGGCCACCCACAACAAGGGCAAGCTGGCCGAATTCCAGGACATGCTCGCCGATTTCGGCCTCGACATCGTCTCGGCCGGCGATCTGGGCCTGCCCGAGCCTGAAGAGACGGGCACCACATTTGTCGAAAATGCGCGGCTCAAGGCTCACGCCGCCGCCAAGGCGACCGGCCAGATCGCGCTTTCCGACGATTCGGGGATTTCCGTGGATGCGCTCGACGGCGCGCCGGGGGTCTATACCGCCGATTGGGCCGGCGTGCCGCGCGATTTCGGTATGGCCATGCAGAAGGTGCAGGATCGGCTGGTGGAAAAGGGCGCGACCGAACCGCATCAGCGCAAGGCGCAGTTCAACGCCATTCTCTGCCTCGCCTTTCCCGACGGCACCGACGTGATCTTCGAGGGCGTCGCGCCCGGCACGCTGGTCTGGCCGCCGGTGGGCGAGCAAGGGCATGGCTACGATCCCATGTTCAAGCCCGACGGGTATGAGAAAACCTTCGGCCAGATGAGCGCGGCGGAAAAGCATTCATGGGCGCCGGGCAAGGAAGGCTTGTCGCATCGCGCCCGCGCATTTGCCAAATTCGTCAGGGAAGTTCTTTGAGCGCCAACACGCAATTCGGGATCTATGTGCATTGGCCGTTCTGCGCGGCCAAATGCCCCTATTGCGACTTCAATTCCCATGTCCATCACGGCAAGTTCGACGAAGAGAGCTTCGTTACCGCCTATGTGAAAGAGATCGAAGCCACGGCCCGGCGTGCGCCCGAGCGGCTGGTGGAATCGATCTTTTTCGGCGGCGGCACGCCCTCGCTGATGAAGCCCTCATCGGTCGGCGCCATTCTCGACGCCATCGGGAAAAACTGGCAGGTTTCCGATACGGTCGAAATCACCCTCGAAGCCAACCCCACATCGGTGGAGGCCGACCGGTTCCGCGGCTATCGCGCCGCCGGGGTCAACCGCGTCTCGCTCGGCGTGCAATCGCTGCGCCCCGAACCGCTGGCCCGGCTGGGGCGGCTGCATTCGGTCGACGATGCGGTGGCCGCCGTGCGGCTGGCGCAATCGATCTTCGATCGCTCGAGCTTCGACATCATCTATGCCCGCCCCGACCAGACGCTGGACCAATGGGAAGAAGAGCTGACCGACGCCCTGGCGCTTTCGGACGGGCACCTCTCGCTCTACCAGCTCACCATCGAATCGGGCACGCGCTATTTCGATCTCTTCAACGCCGGCAAATTGAAGATGCCGTCCGAGGATCTTTCGGCCGATATGTTCGAGATGACCCAGGAGCTGACCGCTTCCTACGGGCTGCCGGCCTATGAGATTTCCAACCACGCCCGTCCGGGCCAGGAAAGCCGGCACAATCTCATCTACTGGCGCTATGGCGAATATGCCGGCATCGGGCCTGGCGCCCATGGACGGCTGCTGATGGGTGGCGCGCGCCATGCCACCGCCGCCGAGCGCATGCCGTTCAAATGGTGGGAAAAGGTCATCGAAACCGGCGACGGACTGGTCACCGACGACACGCTCACCTGGGACGAAGAGGGCGACGAATATCTGGTGATGGGCCTGCGGCTGCGCGAGGGGATCGACCCGGCCCGCTATCAGGCGCTGGCCCGCCGGGCGCTGACGGCGACCCAGATCGATTTCCTGAAATCGATCGGCTTTATCGAGACCCTGCCCAATGGAAGGCTGCGGGTGACCGACAAGGGCTGGCCGGTGCTCGATGCCGTGGTGGCCGATCTGGCGGCCTGAGCGTTGGAAGTTTAGCGCAAACGCTTGGCCGAGAGCCCCCTTCTCCCCTGGGGATGGGGGGGCGCCGAGTTTCCCCATACACTTGGGTTGACGAGGAAACTCAGCGCCCCCCTCATCCGACCGCTTCGCGGCCACCTTCTCCCACCAGGGGAGAAGGGGAGTTTGTGGCGGCGGTCGCAATAATCGGCGCGCCTTGGCTCTTATCGGAACTCCGCCGCTGGCGGTATGCCTGCGTCCATGCCGATCCCGCCGTTTGAGGCCAGCGGCAGGCCACCCAGTTTTGCCGCTTCGATCGTGGCCGCCCCGCCCGGCGCCACCTGCCGCATCACCAGCCCATATTCCCCGCGGCCGTCGAAATGGAACCGCAGCGGACCGTCGCGGCCGGTGAACCCGGTGGGCGAGAACAGGCTGTTGCCGAACGGCGGGGTGGCAAGGCTGAGTGAGGGCGTGTTGGCGACCAGCACTGCCGAATAGGCCAGCGTTGCCAACTGATGCGGTTCGCCGCCGAACCGCTGCCGGTAGGATGCGGACAGCGCCGCAAGCCCGGTCGGATCGATGGCCGGATAGACTGCGCCGGCGAGATAGGCCTGGGCCGCAATGGCTGGGTTTCCTTCCCATTCCCCCGCGCCGATCACCAGGATGCGCTGGCGCGGAACCCGCGCCGCTTCGAGCAGAATGCCGAAGCTGGGCGCGGTGGCAGCATCGGGGAGGTAAAGCGCATCGACAAGATTGGAGCGCATGGCCGGCGCCAGCCGTTCGACCGCGCGGCGAGCCTGGGCCTCGTCGGCGAACATCTCGACCCCGACAATTCTCATGCCGGTCTCCCCTGCCGCCTGGCGCAGCGCTTCGGCCTGTGCGTGGCCCAGGGGCGTGTCGGGGACGATCGCTGCGATGGC from Pelagibacterium sp. 26DY04 harbors:
- the hrcA gene encoding heat-inducible transcriptional repressor HrcA, with the protein product MDRPEINSSEFLSALSARSQDIFRRLVERYIETGEPVGSRAISKMLDMQLSPASVRNVMADLEELGLIAAPHTSAGRAPTQEGLRFFVDAMLEVGAVDEAERDQIARNITGGSRSGRVEDLLNEASALLSGLSHGAGMVIAAKSDMVLRHLEFVRLDPERAMAILVGQDGQVENRVIPLPPGLTASALTQASNFLAHHIVGRTLKEARESIRRQSESQRAELDAIAQRLVDSGLASMIEADTAAPTLIVRGRANLIDDTMASEDLARVRQLFDEIETKAGLIELLNDAETAQGVRIFIGSENKLFSLSGSSVVLSPYKDANDKVIGVLGVIGPTRLNYARIVPVVDYTAHVVSRLISKKGEL
- the rdgB gene encoding RdgB/HAM1 family non-canonical purine NTP pyrophosphatase, whose protein sequence is MSGFKLKRGDRLVLATHNKGKLAEFQDMLADFGLDIVSAGDLGLPEPEETGTTFVENARLKAHAAAKATGQIALSDDSGISVDALDGAPGVYTADWAGVPRDFGMAMQKVQDRLVEKGATEPHQRKAQFNAILCLAFPDGTDVIFEGVAPGTLVWPPVGEQGHGYDPMFKPDGYEKTFGQMSAAEKHSWAPGKEGLSHRARAFAKFVREVL
- the rph gene encoding ribonuclease PH; its protein translation is MRPSGRAFDQMRDVTIERGIAPQAEGSCLVAFGHTRVLVTATVETALPPWRRNQGLGWVTAEYGMLPRATGTRTRREATAGKQSGRTQEIQRLIGRSLRAVVDMAALGENQIILDCDVIEADGGTRTASITGAFVAMSEAIGWMGERSLLKGNPIRDHVAAVSCGIYRGTPVLDLDYLEDSEAETDANFVLTGSGKFVEIQGTAEGEAFSVDELNQLIGLAQKGIGELVALQRAVLEAGA
- a CDS encoding penicillin-binding protein activator, with the protein product MQHGWVKTLGWPVLALTIVACAPTAPVAPPVSSLPATAQLPALAPAQGEIIGTGPVRVALILPLSGSAAGVGQSMANGARLAIEQTPSPTIHLVLKDAGSSAETARNATQQALAEGAELILGPLTADSVALAGAIARSYDTPLIGFSSTSSVATDGVYLLSVLPEAEIMRALGFARAQGRNAIAAIVPDTPLGHAQAEALRQAAGETGMRIVGVEMFADEAQARRAVERLAPAMRSNLVDALYLPDAATAPSFGILLEAARVPRQRILVIGAGEWEGNPAIAAQAYLAGAVYPAIDPTGLAALSASYRQRFGGEPHQLATLAYSAVLVANTPSLSLATPPFGNSLFSPTGFTGRDGPLRFHFDGRGEYGLVMRQVAPGGAATIEAAKLGGLPLASNGGIGMDAGIPPAAEFR
- the hemW gene encoding radical SAM family heme chaperone HemW; its protein translation is MSANTQFGIYVHWPFCAAKCPYCDFNSHVHHGKFDEESFVTAYVKEIEATARRAPERLVESIFFGGGTPSLMKPSSVGAILDAIGKNWQVSDTVEITLEANPTSVEADRFRGYRAAGVNRVSLGVQSLRPEPLARLGRLHSVDDAVAAVRLAQSIFDRSSFDIIYARPDQTLDQWEEELTDALALSDGHLSLYQLTIESGTRYFDLFNAGKLKMPSEDLSADMFEMTQELTASYGLPAYEISNHARPGQESRHNLIYWRYGEYAGIGPGAHGRLLMGGARHATAAERMPFKWWEKVIETGDGLVTDDTLTWDEEGDEYLVMGLRLREGIDPARYQALARRALTATQIDFLKSIGFIETLPNGRLRVTDKGWPVLDAVVADLAA
- the grpE gene encoding nucleotide exchange factor GrpE codes for the protein MMSDDNTTPEPTEETNQRPEAEATQEAAAEPTAEDRIALLEDEKNQLRDQLLRTAAEMDNLRKRTEREIADTRSYAIAGFARDMLVATDNLSRALMVIPAEARETADGTLKSLIEGIEMTEREMQRLLQKNGVTPILAEGEKFDPHRHQAMFEVPDASVPEGTVVQVVQAGYAIGERVLRPAMVGVAKGGNKPAPKADPDGAAPGESIDKSA